The Carnobacterium divergens genome includes a window with the following:
- a CDS encoding zinc ribbon domain-containing protein YjdM: MQSLPNCPECQSEYTYEDGSLLVCPECGHEWSVESNEETNEQNVIKDSNGNILNDGDTITVIKDLKVKGSSSALKMGTRVKNIRLVDGDHNIDCKIDGFGPMKLKSEFVKKI, encoded by the coding sequence ATGCAATCTTTACCAAATTGTCCTGAATGTCAGTCAGAATATACTTATGAAGATGGTAGCCTTTTGGTTTGCCCAGAGTGTGGTCATGAGTGGAGTGTAGAATCAAACGAAGAAACGAATGAGCAAAACGTTATCAAAGATTCTAACGGCAATATTTTGAATGATGGAGACACCATTACTGTAATCAAAGACTTAAAAGTCAAAGGAAGTTCATCTGCATTAAAAATGGGAACACGCGTTAAAAATATTCGTTTAGTTGATGGAGACCATAACATTGATTGTAAAATTGATGGCTTTGGTCCAATGAAATTAAAATCGGAATTTGTTAAAAAGATTTAA